In a single window of the Oceaniferula marina genome:
- a CDS encoding Imm7 family immunity protein has product MTFHGWLQIEFMENDSLCGADVLQIEDDAIAAIRKRIDSVSDSISIFEIKRGGNGMIVLTVHGIRNHRNEQVIDLLRWSSAEFPASFGLLHVWDDEHPEYDNCFRVYRYAHGVCSEMDDPHLSPCLPTIETTYKNQA; this is encoded by the coding sequence ATGACCTTCCACGGCTGGCTTCAAATTGAATTTATGGAGAACGATTCTTTATGCGGAGCAGATGTTCTCCAGATAGAGGATGACGCTATTGCTGCGATTCGAAAACGTATCGACTCAGTATCGGACTCAATTTCGATTTTCGAGATTAAGCGTGGTGGTAATGGGATGATCGTTTTGACCGTCCACGGAATTCGCAACCATAGGAACGAGCAGGTCATCGATCTGCTTCGGTGGTCCTCGGCGGAGTTCCCTGCAAGTTTCGGACTTCTGCATGTTTGGGATGACGAGCATCCAGAATACGATAATTGTTTTCGTGTATATCGATATGCTCATGGAGTCTGTTCAGAGATGGATGATCCGCATCTTTCTCCATGCCTTCCTACCATCGAGACTACATACAAAAATCAAGCATAA